CCTCCTCCCCAATACTGAAAACACTATATACTGCTGACAGCATAATGTGCAACATATATAGCTTGATTGGAAAGCATGGGgcagaactttaaaaaatgtacagGATTCCGTTTAGAACTCCAAAGTTCAACAAATGCCCTATTTTAGGGTGAAAACAATTATAAATCTGATAATGATGCACAGCATCCATGAGtgatttttccttaattttgaaATAGTGTCATTAACTACGACATATATTGTAGGTTTACATTTCTAAAGAGAAATAACAGAATtgaatagtttttttttcctatcacaAGTGATAACCAGTGTTTGAtatcttctattttttcttccaagaaataTCAGTCTAtcaacaattttaaaataaaatgttttctgtaacaatagaactttaaataaaaatatgattttgaTTCAGATACTTTTGAGAAGACATGGATACTTTTCCAAGATCTTCTGACAAAGTAATTATTAAAACAGAGACCAGATGAGGCCTTAAAAAGACAATATACTATATTTCAGACAAGATTGCACCTCAGTTTTTCAAAGAATATCATAATTGCAACATTACTTCATCTTCTTTTAACATGCTGACAATTTCCAGCTAGCCCACATGTGAAGGGTTTTTCTTGTATTCTagcttaaaagaaataaaagtcagTAATTGATTCAGCACATACTGTATATGTCTTTTCACCTCCAATTGACTAGATCAttaataagttaaaaaaaatcctctctgaCCATAATCACTATCCTGACGAGCAATAAGTGATTCATCAGAGCTCAAGTGTTGCTagttctattaaaaaatataccATGGTATGATTTCTTAATGTGTTGCTACTTTCGCAATTGGACCCTATGCAGTTATGCCTTCAAACTCTTCCATCTGTTCCACAAGGTGGTTCTGTGAGCTTTAGGACCTCTGATTGAAGACAAACTGATATAAAACCCCCAAACGGAGTTGCCTTCTGTTTAATCTGCCTCCCCCAGTGTATGTCAGGGGTCTGGTAGATCCGATGTATCCACTATGactttaataaaaatagtatCATCTTTAATATACGTTCCATTCTCTAGAACAGTTTGAGCCACAAAGACCGGGCAGCCAGATGCAATGTTCATTTCTCCAGTTGGCTTCTTGAAACTGCTGCTGTTCGGATCTGGCTTGAAAGCATCTCCCAAGTGGCGTCGAGACGGTCCCTGATCCATGAGCATGAGAGTCACTTTCTGTTTGAAGGGCCAAGGAAGCAGAGCATCGTATTCTCCACGCATTATGacaaaaaagagagacaagTGCGTCCCCTTTCCCATGCCATCTCCATTCAGGTAAACTCTGGCACACATCTTGTAGCCAAAGTATCCAGTATAAAAGGGTTGGCTGTACAGGGACAGAGTCTTCCCCATGACTGCTTCTTGCTTCCGACGTTTATAGTCTCGGATTTTCCAAATCAACACTCCGTTGTAACTTGCAGTTTCTAGGACCTGGAAGCGGAGGTCCATGTCAGCCAGCCGGATGTCGTGAACGCTCAGCATCTGATCGTGCCTGCTCAGCTGGGTCTCCAGCAGGCCTGGCAGAAACACAAAGGATGGGGGTGAGAAACCTGCTGTTTACTAAAGGCTGTATAAAAATCAACCACCAGTGCTGCTACTGTGTATAAAAACACTTTCCTCCTCAAGAACCAAAGTGCATTTAGCCACTGATGAAGCAATTTCTACAGTCTCTAATTTGCTGGCTGGTATCTAGATTAGCTAGGATTTTTACAAACATGGCTGTTAATCGTACATGCAGTGAAAGTCAAATATTCTAATCATCTAACAGATTTTTCCTAGTTACTAAACAGTATAACTAGAGGCTTCCATTTTTTGAAAGGAGACTTGGTAGCATTATCTGCAGATTGCTATTTAGCAGGTAAGACCTTGGACGCAGTTACAGATCCTGCGTAATCCCTCTGAAATTCAGAAGCAATCCGGATCACTCAAAACATTCTATGTAGACACTATTTGTCTCAGAAGCACAGTGCTGTTCCAATGTCTGAAGTTCttcataaaaaaaccccaaacattcaAGCTTAGATCTGTATTATACAGTCATTTATTTAGTTTAGAGTGAGAGCTAAGTCTTCTGTGTCCCCTTTCCCTCTCATGTTactcttttgttttgttactgGCAAAATTGGCCAACACACAATACTGAGAAGCAGATGAATTCATAAAGCAGGTTTATCTTATATAGGTCTATTTAAATGTTCTTTGTTACAAATGCCTGCCTATGCTCACTACACTGTACTGCTGAATTCCAGTTTTTATTCAGAAGCACAATAACCTTACTCTAAAGCAGTTCTCAGTCTCCCTACTATCAAATACACCTGTCTAACAGAATCAGGATGGGTGGTTTCAAGTGGATAACCATACACAAGGTATGGATCCATTCACAAGGGAGAAGTGTAGTAAAAAATGTCAATATACCAAGACTATATTTAAAGAAGTTGCTGAAAGCTATTAGCTATCAAAGATCAATTAAGAAACTGTTCATAATGAGCTAACAATGCAGTCAAGACAAGAgtcaataaaacaaaacagaagacaaTAATCAAACCTAAGAAAAAGCACGGAAGCAATACCACACCATTAACAAATGAAATACACAATCTCCTACTCAAAAATCAGAAGAATTGATGTTTCCATATAAAAGTCACAATGGGAGTGCCACTCGAGGGACACCGTTTTCCTCTCAACAGCCCCTCAGCCCATTGTGCTCACACTCACTTGTATTCCGAGCTCCTTGCCCTGCAGTTTTATCAACACTTTCCAGCTCAGTCACTCTGTTCTGAAGGGATTCCACGCTGCTCTTCATGCTGTCAGCTTCCTCCCAGTTCTGTCGGAAGGGACGGATTTCTTTGTCCAGTTCTTTGAGTTTCTCTGCTTGACTGTCTATCACTCGCTTTACAAAATAATAGCATTTGAGTTAAAATAACACAAAGACATGATTTTATGCAAATTAAACAAAGATTATATGTTGGTAATAAGACTGAATttcaatataaataatttttgcttatGTCTAGTATTTTAATAacacaaattttgaaaatttaaaggAATAGCCCAGGTGTTTatgaaacacttaaaaaaaatttagtgCTGCATAGGTAGAGCACTCTCAGAATTAGCAATAGCCTTATTTCAAAAAAGGGACTTGTTAGTGTGTAGCTCTTGTCTAAGGTAGtttgatttttgggtttttttgaaacCTTTCAATACAAGAACAATTTTCTGAATGTCTCTACATTGGTATTATGGGCTGATAACTGTTGGGTTTCATGTGACAGTACTTAAGCAAGAAAGTATGGGCACAACTTCCTGTGGTGTGGATCAAATGGCTGCCCGTGTGCACAGATTTATATTGGTTTCCAGCAAAATAACTCATGCCTCCAGGAAAACATCATTATTCTTGCACACATGGAACATGAGTACACACATGTGCAAGCTCCCAGCTCACATAAATCAGTCATCAAAGCCTAAGTTATTATGTGCCCACAACCGTATCAGAAGCCCTCAAGAATGAAAGCAGAATGATGACTTCTATCCCCTTAAGTACCTTTAAAATTCCCACTCTTACTTCCTAAACTCAATAACCCATGCATTTTGAAGGTATTTCTGTTGagtcctttttaaaaaaacaagcaaaaaaatagCCCAGCTGGTTTTGGAAAGGCATGAAATATAACACTTAAGAAGGAAACAGACAGAAAGGCCAGTATTCTCTTAAAAAGGGACATTGCAAGCACCTTAGTATATTAAAGAACATATTTCCCAGTCTACCTCAAATCTGATGCAAGAAATACACAGCACTTCACATTATCACAGCTAATTTGGACTAGCAGGAATTTTAGCCAGAACCCTATAATCAGTTGTGAAGTTCAAACGATAACAAAAATATCTGAGAGAAGAAACTACTTTTGCTACCACCTACAGTTAAATTCCAAATCTAACTTTATAGCTTTATAGTTTATCATCATATAGAGCCaacaaatgtaaaaatgatttttcatttcttcacaaaaataaagTGGCAGTTGAGttactaagaaaataaatttattttgcatttgcctTCTGGTTGGCCATGTGGATTCAGTGTTCCCCACTGATGGGGAATACCCTTTTGCCTCATGCAACCTCTATTTCCCCTTTGAGCCATTTGCTTTTAATCACGTGGTTTCATTTATACTGAAAGTCTGTAACCATTAATTGAAGGTTGTCAATTTGATGAGCCAGCTAGGAACATCAGGTTCTAGGAGTCTTATTTTTTTGTCTCGAAACAACTGAGCCATCTAACATATTTCAGGATTAACTATTTATTTCTATgttcatgttttaaaacaagttaGGCATCTCTCACATCCAGAATTAGGGCTTTGTGAAGGAAAGCTGTGCACTGAATCATAAAGGCCAGGGGTATGGGCCCAATAAATATATGAAGCAGCTTGCCTGGACTTACAAAACAGCACCTACCAACACAGTCACACCCTCCCACCTGGGCTGATGGTAATCAGACAGtagagcagggaagggctgttAGCCATATAAATAAGGAAACATAGCACAGCATGGCCTGACTGCATGTTGTGAGAGCAGAACCAAAGGATTCGGCCACTAGTTCACAGTTAACATGCAAAAGTAGCTCAAAATATGCCCAAgtcagatatttttcctttactcATACCAAACATGAAGTTTCCAAGGCAAGAACAGTAAGTAACATGGCTGGGGTTTGCACAGTGCCTCACCAACTGCACCTCTTTGGACTAACACAgcatcaaacaaaacaaatgatcACATTTTTATATGAAAGGGGAAGTGCTAAACATGCAGAAGAATTGTAAGCTattcttttgggaaaaaataacccaaagTTGTTATTAGGGACTCACTTCTCTCCATCAACCTGTGCAACATTCTACCTTTGTACATGCATAACCAACTCTGGTTTAGCTGCTTCTGTTTCACATTGGCAAATGTGTAGCATTTTTATCTACTGTACCTTGACATGAGAATTCAAGAgatataaaataatcaaaaataagacttctatttaatttttaaaaagcagtggGATCTCTGTCTTTTTACCCTACAGGGAGTCAacctccctcctgctgggagATACTGATGTACTAAATCTGAATTTAATGCAGCAGTGGAGATTTTCACTCTAATTATTCCATTAGAAAGCACACAGATGTCTCACACTGTACTCATAAATTTTCAAGTAGATATCAATTTTCTGCATGCACTTTTCATTCTAGCAACTGACCTCTCTAGATCATTAATCTCGAGTTATGTGCTTGGCGAACCATTGTGAGCTCCTTTTGATGTTGATTTTCATATGGGGTTTTGTTTAGTATTTCAACCAACTTCCAGAATTTTAGCACTATACTTACtaaaagaatttcagaaaatgtcacGAGGAACTGAAGCGCTGTAATGACCTTTCCATTGCAACTGATAGGGCGAAACTGAAAAGCTAAAGAACAGACTAGAAAAGGTCCTGCTTGACTTGGAAAACAAATCACGTGTCCTTCTCCTCTGAAGGAACGTACTACTCGTCAAATCATTTTATGTTCATGAGGCCACTGTTTCTTTTGTCCCTCAGTACCTCATGTACACCCTGCTTACAATGGGCTTACTCACATGCTTCCATTTCCATCTGAAAGACTGGACACTGCATGTGAAAGTTCCTCTCCACATGACAGCAGCCAAAAAAAGTATCACGCATCCTTGGTAAAAACACTTTCCCTAGAGACCAATATATAGAGAACccatctgaaaacaaaacatctcTAGGCTGAGGTTCCTGCCAGTGCCCAGACTCCTTTGATGCATTTACACTGGTTGTGTCAGATGCCTCACAGTGCAGATGATGCTCACTGATGCTGTTGCCACTCTCCAGCCAAAAAAAAGTCACCCAACAGCCAATGGAACTGTACTAGGCATCAAGAGCATTTGTACATCTTGGGGGACTAAGCAAATACCCCTTGCTCAGACCTGAACTGGTTAGTGCAGCATCCATGGCTCCCAGATAACCACAGCTGCTCAACACAACCCAGGGAAAGAATGGCTCACAAAAGGTAACTAATTCCTTCCACTTCTGATGGGCAACAGAAGGAGGCTGACCATGTTGtccaggaaaaaacaaattgaGGGGTGTTTCCAGGATACCCTTAACAATCAGACTGAATCAGGAAATTCTgctaagtggaaaaaaagaggttgAAATAGCATTGAAATACAGTTTGGCTTAAaataactaaattaaaataGCTGGCAAGAGGAAGTAAAGAGCAGGaggggaaaacaagaaaaaaaaaaaagaaaaaagagcaaaacattttctccagTACTTATTACCACCACAAAGCCACCTGTTGGAATCTGCTGCTTTGtagtggtttggggttttcttttttcctaaaccAATCACTTGAAAATTGATTTTGCTAACACTTACAGCTCAAGGAAAAAGATATTGCAATCTGTCATTTAAGACAATAATGAAAAACtctgctctgtattttttttccatttccactcTCACTGTTGGCCATTGAGACAGCATGTGTAAGAACTCCAGGCTTACAAATTAACTTACCTCCTGGTAGATTCAATCAGCAATATCAGTACATACAAGGATTAGCTCCCCAGTGTCAGAATGCAATATTGCAGGCAGGCAGCCATATCCCACACTATCATCAGACAAGTAACAATGACTAAGGCAGGCTGAGCTGGTTACTAAGTGGGCAGGTCATGGAAAGAAATTACTGctataaggaaaaaatgttgCAGTTGCCAAACTTGACAGTTTCCTGATAAAGCATCATCAAGGGTCTCCAGGATCTGAGCTCTTCAATGTGCCACCCTTTGAATTTTAGCCACACACTGGTTTGGATACCTTTATCTTTCTCGAGTTACCAACATTTGCAGTTTATATGTGAAGTGAATAATAAgtgaaaaagataattttatttacattcctttatGGTGGATGCTACAACAAGTATCTGATATTCTAGCAACAAACATACTACATTAATGTGTAAATGATACCTCCACAATTCCTTGCTAAATATCTCCTGAGGTTTCCCTTATTGTGGCTAGTATCATGCAAGCTAATACAAATTCCCAGCACCCACATCCCAAGTCAGCTCTGAATACAGAGCAAGGAATTTCAGCTTGGGCTAACCACCATGCTAGGGCATCTTGAGGATTTCTAGTTTCATGCTGGCTTGTGGCCAGGTCATTCAAAACACAGAACATTAAACTCAGAGCTATGAGCGAAGGAATAACTAGATAAATTTTCCTCAGAAGGACAGCAGAAatagggatttttaaaaagtgtattcAAAAGCATTGTGCTATGTTTGAATTAAATCCACATCAGACTGATCTCACTCATGATTCGTTTTTTTTAATACCGGCAAGTAGAGAAGGAACATATGTAATACTCGTCAATTTTAAGGTGCTAATCTTGTCCTTCAGTGGGACTTCCTTAAGcgtttttttaaagtaaaaaaaaaaattattcttcataCAAGACTTCTActttgttttcaatattttccttttttaaatgtttttttttgtgttgttttaacATAGGCTAGGCAATTGCAGTGGTTTAGTTAAGTATCTTACCCCGTTAAACacaacaaaccagaaaaaaaaatcggAATGGCTCCCTAATAACGTAAAATATCTCCCCCCCCTTTTAATTAGACCACCTCACTTCACAAGGGTAAAGGTACAGAACAGAAGCTACTACCATTTCTGCTTTAATGGGGAGAGTCTGTATTTCTTACCTGtaaatgaagtattttagaTTCATTATTCCgcagcatttccttctgtctttcaaTTTCTATTTCAAAGCTACAAATCTGATTATGTAAAGTTTGTATACTCTTGTTCTTTTCCAAACTTTCATTCTGGAGCAAGGCCACCTGGAAAAAATTCTACAATTACTCCTGCCaaagtttattaaaatactaaaataccTATGTTAGTTTAAAACTATCTTAAACACATGAAAGGGATAAGATCCCAATAAAATCTCTCTCCATGtattgcaaataaataaataaaacacaaccTTCTGATAGCTATTTTTGCACTTCCAATATATGGCATTGGTACAACTTTGGCTTAAGAAAGTGCAGATGGGAtacaaaaccagcaaagaaCTTGTGTCTAAATGTAACATTTCCTTTATTCACTTGTTGTTTAATGGCTTGGTTTCCTGGTTTACATCAACTGACTTGGGAGTTGCTTGGAGTTTGGAAGAAACAACCTAATTCACTCTAAATGGGTGTTAAGAACTTGAGTCCTGCACAAAAGGGACACCAGAGACAAGCTGAGCTGGTTGAATCAGGGAACACTAATTTTCACCTACTCTAATCTGTCCTGATCTATAGCAAGTTTAAGGAAAAACATCTGCATGGGACTGACTTGGCTTAAGAGAATGTGATGGTGATGAAAACTCTTGAAATGAGTGAATATAGAAGGGATCCATGCATTTGAAGGACAATCCAATGGTGCCTACTAGTAAAAAAGACCAAAGAACTACAGGCTGTGAATTACATTCTCTCTCTGCACTGACATTTTATGAATTTATTCATTAGTGACtcattctgtttttaaaacatgagCCTTGTTAAAAGAATATTGTAATATATATCTCCTTGGGGATGAAAGtaatacagtaaatattttctgtcacaCTGCTTAGTGCTTGTTCATTAATGTGGTTTGGAGAAGGGGGCTGCTTGGTGGTGGTGCATTGCTTTTttgagaaatgtaatttttcccCAGGAAAGATCATTCAGCAGCAAAAATGTAGAAAAGACTTGGCACAAGATGATGTTTGGACATGCCCTGACTATTCCACAGATAGATCTTAAAATGGGTATGACACAGCACCATTTCAGAcccaaaaaaaatcttgataaATGTTTCACATCATGACCAATTACTTGGATGTTTCATGTTCTCAGAAAAATCTACTCCTGGCCTTTATTACAAGTGCCAGTTTGAGGTTAAGCCATCTTCACCTCTGATGTGGGTGCCACTGCAGAATCCCATTCCCCAAACTGCCCTCTAATCAGATACCATCACCAAATCCCGTATGTGTCACTGCATTCTCAGCAGAACCTAGCCTGTTTGAAAAGGTAATTAATCTCAAATCTCTGAACCAGCCTAAACTAGACAAAGGACCATCTAAGTCCACAGACATTCAGCAAGTTCATTAGACAGGGGCCCAAATGTACAGAGATACCATGATGTATGTGTGGGTTATCTACTTTTCAATACAGTACAGTACAGTATCTGTGCATATACACACATAGGCTGGTTCTACATTTTATACATGGAAAAACTggcaaaataaacacaacagaaatgaGACAAAGCTAAGTTTGTCAGTCCAGAGAGAGAAGCAATATTGAGACTGAAGGAATGCTTAGGTAccaggaaaaaatttaaatttaaaccaGTACCTCTGCCTCCCAGATATTTAAGATCAGCTGGGTGGAcacctcatttttttttgcatcctcCATTTCCTTAATGAATCAGAGTTCTTTAGTTAATTGTGATCTttacatttcccttttctcacTGTTTCCTCCTCAGGCCTCCTATTCACATGGCAGTTGTGCTCTGGGTCACTAAGcattgcatttccatttttgtaCAAGTTATAAAACATGGGTCTGTTTTGTACGGAGATTTTTCCACACAGCTTTACAGAACACAAGAAAAGTAGAATTATGTCTTGCAGTCCTAAATTGTATAGAACTGTCATTGCTTAATCAGCAATTGTAGTTTGGTTGTGatttatgaatttaaaaaaatatttaacactaAATAAGTTTTCCAACTATAGTTTCAGCATAAGGCTTTGGAACTCAGTTTTAAAAAAGGGTGAAGGAAACACACCATCTAATTACAAATTGCATCAGCTTCCTTTACTTAGTTGGcatatttgaaatattcttaGGAAAAAGCATGCTCTTATTCAGCAATTTTGCAACTTAAGCTGTTGCTTACTaaagaagaatggaaaaaaacatatgcCACAAGAAACTATTCAAACAGGTTCCGTATTTAAGTCTcgtattaaaaaagaaaaaagagtttaTACCAGTTTTCTATAAGAATGTGATAAAGTCACAAAATTATGTTCAACCGATTATTTCCAACATTACAAAACTGTGGGAGTTCAGTCTGCAATTCTACACCATcacagaggggggaaaagcacTGAATTTTAATTCCCCCTACAAAGTTTTGATTCAAGATTTTACATCTGACCTTCTCCTACTACTCTTTGCCACCAGCACCATTCAATACCAAACTACTAACTTAGCACAAGCTTTGCAGCTCTTCAAGATTTCCAGTTTGCCTACTCCACATGCACTGTTAAAGAATGTGGTGACTGGAAGAAGAGAACTCCTTTCCCCTCCCGACATACCACAGAGAGAACCCCAAATGAAATCTTGACCCTATACAAACTAAGAAGACTTCCACTGGCTTCAGTAGGGCTAAGATTTCTGAAATACCCATCAGCCAAGTTGACTGTGCATTGTTGTTCTTCAGtgcattaattttttcctcaaagaagAGCACAGCAATGAAGTTACAAATCATTTTGTTACCCTTCCCTAGAATAAAGTCACTGACATATGACATGTGGTTAGCTATTCTGGTAAGTTGGCACTGGCTTGGGATTTCCAGTGATTCAACTCTTTATTATGAATAGGAAGAAGTCTATAAAGCaggaagtaaaaagaaaaaaatggacatATGATGATAAGCAGTTATGTCCTAAATGAAAGCTGAAACAGAAGTCGAGCATAAAACAGTAGTGAAGTGTATCATCTCTAAGGTCTGTAAGAGACAAACATAGAACCACTgggcattttttaaatgacaaagcACCTCTCAGGACGCCGAGAAAAGGGCAGAACATGATCTATTCTGCAAGTCACAGGGAACGTGGGTTTTTTCCTATGATGTGAAATAAATTGCATAGTTTTCATCAGACTAATGAAAAACGAACTAAGGATATGAATCTGTATCtctcaaaaccaaaaactgTGAAGTTCCTACACTGACAAAGTTTCAGATGCAAAAGCAAACTTATGTTATGGATTGTCAAACTAAGACCTACCTACACATGTTGAAAAattctatataaaaatatctgtattagAACTCTGCCAGGTTCAATGGCTTCCTTAAGAGGCTTCAAGTTCAGTTCAGGAACAACCATGCTGGGGGCAAAAAACATATTACACTATTCCAGTTAAAGTCTGCTTGAAAACTACGATTCCTGCAGCTGCATGACCTTGTTGGACACCCAGGCAGAAGAGATCTCTGTAGG
This portion of the Vidua chalybeata isolate OUT-0048 chromosome 6, bVidCha1 merged haplotype, whole genome shotgun sequence genome encodes:
- the TRAF3 gene encoding TNF receptor-associated factor 3; translated protein: MDPSKKSEPPLSVEMVQQRANPDRSPSASIYVPEQGGYKEKFVNAVEDKYKCEKCHLILCNPKQTECGHRFCETCMNALLRSSSPKCTACQESIVKDKVFKDNCCRRELLALQIYCRNENKGCKEQLSLGQLLMHLRTDCQFEELPCPRADCKEKILRKDLPDHVEKTCKYRETTCKYCKSQVPMIMLQKHEDTDCPCVMVSCPHKCSVKTLMRSELNAHLSECINAPSTCSFKRYGCTFQGTNQQIKAHEASSAVQHVNLLKEWSNALENKVALLQNESLEKNKSIQTLHNQICSFEIEIERQKEMLRNNESKILHLQRVIDSQAEKLKELDKEIRPFRQNWEEADSMKSSVESLQNRVTELESVDKTAGQGARNTSLLETQLSRHDQMLSVHDIRLADMDLRFQVLETASYNGVLIWKIRDYKRRKQEAVMGKTLSLYSQPFYTGYFGYKMCARVYLNGDGMGKGTHLSLFFVIMRGEYDALLPWPFKQKVTLMLMDQGPSRRHLGDAFKPDPNSSSFKKPTGEMNIASGCPVFVAQTVLENGTYIKDDTIFIKVIVDTSDLPDP